A single window of Mycobacterium sp. ITM-2016-00318 DNA harbors:
- a CDS encoding alpha/beta hydrolase, with protein MTAWEPDVLPGYWQHTLALGPDPDGEGDLVATLVRAGDRERPVEHAVLLVHGFTDYFFHTEVANAFIDRGFAFYALDLHKCGRSWREGQTPHFTTDLTRYDAELDRALAIVTAATGGAKVLVYGHSAGGLVVSLWLDRLRRRGATAAKNLNGLVLNSPWLDLQGPAILRTVGTAAIGAVSRFRKKLVARSPTEGGYGTSLHRDYHGEFDYDLNWKPVGGFPVTFGWINAIRRGHARLHRGLDVGVPNLILRSDHSVREVPNPDKIQRGDAVLDVEQIARWAGCIGNRTTIVPIVDAKHDVFLSLEEPRAAAFRELGRWLDWYADWSHSAGAEAQSEQG; from the coding sequence GTGACCGCCTGGGAGCCCGATGTTCTGCCCGGCTACTGGCAGCACACCCTTGCCCTTGGGCCGGACCCCGACGGCGAAGGCGACCTGGTGGCCACCCTGGTTCGCGCAGGCGATCGGGAGCGACCCGTCGAGCACGCCGTGCTGCTGGTGCACGGGTTCACCGACTACTTCTTCCACACCGAGGTCGCCAACGCCTTCATCGACCGCGGTTTCGCCTTTTACGCCCTCGACCTGCACAAGTGCGGGCGATCCTGGCGCGAAGGGCAGACCCCGCACTTCACCACCGACCTGACCCGCTACGACGCCGAGTTGGACCGCGCACTCGCCATCGTCACTGCGGCCACCGGTGGGGCGAAGGTCCTCGTGTACGGGCACTCGGCGGGCGGGCTCGTCGTGTCGCTGTGGCTGGACCGGTTGCGGCGCCGCGGCGCCACCGCCGCCAAAAACCTCAACGGCCTTGTCCTCAACAGCCCGTGGCTGGACCTGCAAGGCCCGGCGATCCTGCGCACCGTCGGCACCGCCGCGATCGGCGCTGTCTCGCGCTTCCGTAAGAAGCTGGTGGCCCGGTCGCCGACGGAAGGCGGGTACGGCACCTCTTTGCACCGCGACTACCACGGCGAATTCGACTACGACCTCAACTGGAAACCGGTCGGCGGCTTTCCGGTGACGTTCGGCTGGATCAACGCGATCAGGCGCGGACACGCGCGCCTGCACCGCGGACTCGATGTCGGCGTGCCGAACCTGATTCTGCGCTCGGACCACAGCGTGCGGGAGGTACCCAACCCCGACAAGATTCAGCGCGGCGACGCGGTGCTCGACGTCGAGCAGATCGCGCGGTGGGCGGGCTGCATCGGCAACCGGACCACGATCGTGCCGATCGTCGACGCGAAGCACGACGTGTTCCTGTCGCTGGAAGAGCCGCGCGCCGCCGCATTCCGCGAACTGGGCCGTTGGCTGGACTGGTATGCCGACTGGTCACATTCGGCAGGTGCAGAAGCGCAATCGGAACAAGGATGA
- a CDS encoding GNAT family N-acetyltransferase produces the protein MNVSLRRAWAKDLDTPTLYELLKLRVEVFVVEQATPYPELDGRDLSADTRHFWLAGSDGDVIATLRLMEEHAGGAKGFRVGRLCTKRTARGHGHANRLLQAALAEVGDYPCRINSQTYLEDMYRQHGFVRDGDEFLDDGIPHVPMLRGGSEQQ, from the coding sequence GTGAACGTTTCTCTGCGTCGCGCCTGGGCCAAGGATCTCGACACCCCAACGCTCTACGAGCTGCTCAAGCTGCGCGTCGAGGTGTTCGTCGTCGAGCAGGCGACGCCGTACCCGGAGCTCGACGGGCGCGACCTGTCGGCAGACACCCGTCACTTCTGGTTGGCGGGCTCCGACGGCGATGTCATCGCCACGCTGCGGTTGATGGAGGAGCACGCGGGCGGCGCGAAGGGCTTCCGCGTCGGGCGGCTCTGCACGAAGCGCACTGCGCGTGGCCACGGCCATGCGAATCGGCTGCTGCAGGCGGCGCTGGCCGAAGTGGGAGACTACCCGTGCCGCATCAACTCCCAGACCTACCTGGAAGACATGTACCGACAGCACGGCTTCGTCCGCGACGGCGACGAGTTCCTCGACGACGGGATTCCGCACGTGCCGATGCTGCGCGGCGGAAGCGAACAACAGTGA